One genomic segment of Polyodon spathula isolate WHYD16114869_AA chromosome 17, ASM1765450v1, whole genome shotgun sequence includes these proteins:
- the LOC121329896 gene encoding ras association domain-containing protein 8-like, with the protein MELKVWVDGIMRVVCGLSEQTSCQEVVIALAQAIGQTGRYVLIQKLRDTERQLLANEKPLESLANCGQYANDVQFILRRTGPSASDRPSSSKDTQPPERTFVRASLPVKNKAEGKELPKRREPKKSMTFSLGPMGTGDLSPRSKFQQHRQNGGDSRDTRDQASAVAHVSKEDIFKKMLQQQEQLHALESQIKSLELEIHSWERPIEQDLEEELSLLELKVKKNGVELEEGEFWESELQIEQENEQAMQRHLNDLHKTLQDCAHKLSNFSSKSEALERNIQLESAEQTKKSKSALRLSHIEPEEALARMKDEIEAKTKQSIALETSLSITERAVQEAERTLQMKQQEEGELNKELRQCNLQQFIQQTGTPVTAQNPQSEHAEQQDRPAEPLPYSHTNGDSPIPNTDSPPRPTAKQFLGNPRNLQNPLVSSLNPEVLSSRETTWR; encoded by the exons ATGGAGCTGAAGGTGTGGGTGGATGGGATTATGAGGGTGGTGTGCGGCTTGTCGGAGCAGACGTCATGCCAGGAGGTGGTGATCGCACTGGCCCAAGCAATCG gtCAAACGGGACGCTATGTTCTGATTCAGAAACTGCGGGATACAGAGAGGCAGCTGCTGGCCAATGAAAAACCTCTGGAATCTCTGGCAAATTGTGGACAGTACGCCAATGACGTGCAGTTCATCCTACGGCGGACTGGCCCCAGCGCTAGCGACCGACCCTCCTCCAGCAAAGACACACAGCCTCCTGAAAGGACGTTTGTCAGGGCAAGTCTGCCTGTTAAAAACAAAGCTGAGGGCAAGGAGCTGCCCAAACGCAGGGAGCCTAAGAAGTCCATGACATTCAGTTTGGGACCTATGGGGACAGGGGATCTTTCACCAAGGAGTAAATTTCAGCAACACAGACAAAACGGAGGTGACTCCAGAGACACTAGGGACCAGGCTTCTGCTGTTGCCCACGTTTCCAAAGAGGACATCTTCAAAAAGATGCTGCAACAGCAGGAGCAGCTTCACGCTCTGGAATCGCAGATAAAGTCCCTGGAATTGGAGATCCATTCCTGGGAGAGGCCGATTGAGCAAGACCTGGAGGAAGAGCTGTCCTTGCTGGAGCTCAAAGTCAAGAAGAATGGGGTGGAGCTGGAAGAGGGGGAGTTCTGGGAGAGCGAGCTGCAGATTGAGCAGGAGAACGAGCAGGCCATGCAGAGGCACCTGAATGACCTCCACAAGACCCTGCAGGACTGCGCCCACAAACTTTCCAACTTCAGCAGCAAGTCAGAGGCCCTGGAGCGCAACATTCAGCTGGAGAGCGCAGAGCAGACCAAAAAGAGCAAATCCGCCTTGAGACTGAGTCACATAGAGCCAGAGGAGGCCCTGGCCAGGATGAAGGACGAGATAGAGGCCAAGACCAAGCAGAGCATCGCTCTGGAAACCTCCCTGAGCATCACAGAGAGAGCCGTGCAGGAGGCTGAGAGAACCCTTCAG ATGAAGCAACAGGAGGAGGGGGAGCTGAACAAGGAGCTGAGGCAGTGTAACCTCCAGCAGTTCATCCAGCAGACTGGGACCCCCGTAACAGCCCAGAACCCCCAGAGCGAGcatgcagagcagcaggacaGACCTGCAGAGCCTCTGCCATACAGCCACACAAATGGGG ATTCTCCAATCCCCAACACAGACTCCCCTCCACGGCCCACAGCTAAACAGTTCCTGGGTAACCCTCGCAACCTCCAGAATCCACTGGTGTCCAGCTTGAATCCAGAGG TCCTATCATCAAGGGAGACCACCTGGAGATAG